Below is a window of Spelaeicoccus albus DNA.
GTCGAGGCGCTCGGCAGTCGAGAATTCGACGTATTGGTGATCGGCGGCGGTGTGACAGGGGCCGGCACGGCGCTCGACGCTGCCAGCCGGGGCCTTTCGGTGGCGCTCGTCGAGGCCCGGGATTACGCGTCCGGCACGTCGTCGCGCGCCAGCAAGCTCATCCACGGCGGGCTGCGCTATTTGCAGATGCTCGACTTCAAGCTGGTGCGCGAGGCGCTGACCGAACGCGGCCGCCTGCTCACGGCCATCGCACCGCACTTGGTGCAGCCGGTTCCGTTCATTTACCCGTTCACGCACAAAGTCTGGGAACGGGGGTACATCGGCGCCGGGCTGATGCTCTACGACGGGCTCAGCTTTGCGCCCGGCGTCCACCGCGGCGTCCCGCTGCACCGGCACTTGAGCCGGCGGAGCATGCAAAAGCTCTTTCCCGAAATGCGCGAGGACGCCGCCGTCGGCGGACTGCGCTACTACGACGCCAAGGTCGACGATGCGCGGTTCGTCGCCACGCTGATCCGCACTGCCACGTCGCACGGCGCCGTCACGGCCAGCCGGATGCAGGCCACCGAGTATTTGACCGACCACGGCCATATCACCGGTGTCGTGGCCGACGACCTCGAATCCGGCCAAACCGTGCAGATCCGCGCCCGGCACGTCATCTCGGCCACCGGCGTGTGGACCGAAGCCACCGAGAACCTGCCCGGCTTCCCGGCCAGTCCGGACGCGGGCGCCTCGACGTCGCCCACCAGCCGCGGATTGAAGGTACGCGCGTCCAAGGGGATCCACATCGTGGTGCCGGGTGACCGGATCGTCGGCAATGCCGGCATGATCTTGAACACCGAGAAGAGCGTCTTGTTCATCATCCCGTGGGACGGCTACTGGGTGATCGGCACGACCGACACCGATTGGCAGCTGCCCAAGGCTCATCCGGTCGCGAACGCCACCGACATCGACTACCTGCTCGACCACGTCAACGCCGTGCTGAAGAACCCGCTCACGCGCGACGACGTGATCGGCACGTACTCGGGCCTGCGACCGCTGTTGCAGCCCGTCAGCACCGACGCGCAAAGCACGGCAAAGGTGTCCCGCGAGCACACGGCCGCGACGCCCGCCCCCGGCCTGACCGCGATCGCCGGCGGCAAATTCACCACCTACCGCGTGATGGCCGAGGACGTCGTCGACCAAGCTCTCGGCCCGGAAGCGAAGGGCAATCCGTCGATCACCGCGAATCTTCCGATGCTCGGCGCCGAAGGGTTCAAGGTGCGGATGCGCCAACGCGGCCGGATTGCCGCGAAGTACGGCTGGGAGATCGGCCGCGTCAACCACCTGCTGCGCCGTTACGGCGGTCTCATCGACGAGATCCTCGAGTTGATCGACGCCGACCCGTCCCTTGGCGAGCCGCTCCCGGGCGCCGAGCAGTATCTGAAGGCCGAGGTCACCTATGCAGTCACGCACGAGGGGGCGCTGCATCTCGAGGACGTGCTGACCCGCCGCACCCGGCTGTCCTATGAGCAGCCCGAACGCGGACTTGCTGCTTCCGACACCATTGCCGATTTGATGGGCCGGGAGCTCGGCTGGTCGGATCAAGAACGCAACGACGAGATCGCCGCTTATCGGGCTCGCGTGGACGCCGAGCGGGCCGCCGAGCTCGAACCGGACGACGAGTCGGCGGCGGCAGTGCGTGCCCGCGCCGAGGAGATCATGCCGCCGGAGGGTTCATCCCTCGCCTGACATTGTGAGTTGCCACCCGGCTTCGCCATATCGGTCGCGGCGCCGGACGTCGCGCTGCCATTGGACATTGTCCGTCCGGTGGTGCTGACCGTCGTACTCGATGCCGATCTTCAACCGGCGGTATGCCAGGTCGGGTTGAAAGAGCTTTTTGATGACTGACCACGGATCCGGGCCGCGACCCGACCGCTGCAACACAGCGCAAAAACAAATCGTGCGCGGCCCCACTGTGGACGGCCGCAGCGCGGACACCGCCTGTGGACGCAAGTCCACCCCGCGCCGCGCGGCGTCAGCAGCCTTGGTCGGCCGCCTCGTACTCCCCGATGGCCGCGACCTTTTCGGCCGACGAACTAGCCGGATCGAACGTGTACCCGAGCCATTCGGAGGCGAGTTTACGGGCCAGTTCGAGGCCGACGACGCGCTGGCCCATACACAGCACTTGAGCGTTGTTGGACTTGATGGCACGTTCTACCGAGTATCCGTCGTGCGCCGTCACGGCGCGGATGCCGGGAACCTTGTTGGCGCTGATGGCCACCCCCAGGCCGGTGCCGCACACGAGCAGTGCCCGGTCGACCTCGCCGTCGGCCACCTTGCGGGCCGCAGCCACGGCCACATGCGGATAGGCGGTGTGGGACTCGGAGTCCACGCCGACGTCCACGACTTCACCGACCCGCGGGTCCGCCTCGAGATCGTGCTTGAGCGCTTCTTTGTAGTCGTAGCCGGCGTCGTCCGACCCGACAACTATTCGTAGATCACTCATTGGAAGTCCTTTCTCATCGATGATCAGTCGTCCGGCCACGCGGCGTCCGCCGCCGCCGTCACGACCATACCCAGCGAGGTGGCACCCGCGTCGGGAGTTCCGACACTCTTATCGGCAAGCGGCCGCGCGCGCCCGAGCTTCGGCGTCAGGTCGGCTGTCTGCCGGGCCGCCGTTGTCGCGGCTTCCGCGGCCCGCCGCCAGGCAACTCCGGACGCCGAGTCGGACGACGATCCGGCCGCCTCCTTTAACGAGTCTACGAACGGCACGAGGGCGTCGACAAGAGTCTTGTCGCCGACCTGGGCCTTGCCGAGATTCCGGACAGCGTCCAACGCGGCCTCCGCGGCGGCGGCCAAATCGGCCGTTTCGCACCGGTGATCGCCGGGCAGCCGGGCGCCGAACGCGGCAAGCGCGGCGCCCCACAGCACCCCGGACGTGCCCCCGGCTTCGGTTGCCCACGCATCGCCGGCGATGCGCAACGCATCGGCCGGTCCGGCGTCCTTTTCTGCGGCGGCCCGGGCAGTGCGGAGGCAAGCGTCGATGCCCTTGACCATGCCGCGGCCGTGATCGCCGTCGCCGGCGACGGCATCGATCCTGCCGAGTTCGTCCTCGTGGTCGTGCAGGACATCGCCGACGGCCTCCAGAGCGGCAAGGATCCGCCCGGTGGTCCGGCGTCCCTGCTCACCGGCCGGTTCGATGCCGGCCATCGGGTCGAGCTCGGCCGGATCGATCGCGGCGGCGCGCTCGCCCTCGGACACCTCCCAACCGGCAGCCGGGGCCTTTGTATAGGCCGGCGAGAGCGCGGGTGCGGACCACCAGCGTTCAAGATCGTCGTCCAGGAAGACGAGGGTGAGCGAACAGCCGGCCATGTCCAGGCTGGTCACGAGTTCCCCGACCTCCGGCGCGGCCACATCGAGCCCTTCATCGCGCAGCAACGCGGCAACAGCCTTCCACACGATGAACAGTTCTTCGTACTTGGTGCGGCCCAGACCGTTGAGAATGGCGGTGACGCGCGTTCCGGCGCCGGCCGGCCGTTCGGCAAGCACGCCGTCGACCAGCAGCCGCGCAAGTTCATCGGCGGTCATGGATTCGTGCTCGGAAATGCCCGGTTCGCCGTGGATGCCGAGGCCGAGCGCGACCTTGCCGTCCGGCACCGTGAACAACGGCTCGTCGGCGCCGGGCATGGTGCATCCGTCGAAGGCGACGCCGAGGCTGCGGGTTGCTGCGTTTGCGCGGGTGGCCGCGTCCGCCACGCCGTCCAGGTCGAGTCCTTCTTCCGCGGCCGCGGAGGCGATCTTGAAGACCGCGAAGTCGCCGGCGATCCCGCGGCGTTTGCCTTCCTCGTCGGCCGATGCGCTGGCGACGTCGTCCGTGACCAGCACCGTCCGGGCCGGGATTCCGGCGTCGTTCAACCGTTGTTCGGCAAGGCCGAAGTTCATCACGTCGCCGGCGTAGTTGCCGTAGGTCAACAGCACGCCGCCGCCGGCGTCGGCGGCGCGGGCCACCGTGACGGCCTGCCGGGTGGACGGTGAGGTGAAGACGTTGCCCACGACTGCGCCGTCGGCGAATCCGGGTCCGACGACGCCGCAAAACGCCGGGTAGTGACCCGACCCGCCGCCGACCACGACGGCGACCTTGCCCTTTCGCGGCCGCGGTGCCCGTACGACGCCGCCCGGCACTGCGCGCACCAGGTCGTCGTGGGCATCGACGAATCCGGCCAGCATGTCATCGGCGAATTTCGCGGGATCGTTGTAGAGCGTGGTCATGATTGCCTCTTCCTCTCGTCATCGTGTGCGGTTCCGGGTTGTCCGTAGGTGGCGAACTTCGCGGCAGCGGCATCCAGCTCGCCGTCCGGCAGCAGCGCCGGCGTGCCGGCGGCCGCGGCGATCAGGTACACGCGGCACGCCCACTCGAGTTGCGTGACGCGTTCGTATGCGCCGGCCAGGTCGCCGCCGACGGCGATGCTTCCGTGATTGGCCATCAACGCGGCCGTCCGCCCGGTCATGGCACGGCGCACGTTCTCGGCAAGCGCGTCGGTGCCGTACGTGGCGTAATCGGCCACTCGGACCGATCCGCCGCACAGCGCCAGCACGTAGTGGACGGCCGGCACTTCGCGGGTCAGGGTCGACACGGCAGTGGCGTAGGTGGCGTGGGTGTGCACTATTGCGCCGACCGGTTCGCGGTCGGCGTCGGCGTACAGGCCGAGGTGGAGCGGTACTTCGCTGGTGGGGGCCATCCGCCCGCCGACCTGCTCGCCGTCCAGTGTCAATATCGGCAGGTCTTCGGGCGTCAACGCGTCGTACGGGACCCCCGTGGGCGTGACCACTATCTGGTCGCCGACTCGCGCCGACACATTGCCGGACGTCGCGACGACGAGCCCGTCGCGCAGCATCCGCCGGGCAGTGGCGAGCACCTGCGTGCGGACGTCGTCCGGCGGCCCCGTCATCGCCCGCTCCACAATGCGCGGGCCGAGTCGAGCTGCTCGCGGTATCCGGTATAGCCGCGATCGTAGAATTCGACGCGCTGCGGATCCGGGGTGAAGACGCGGCGGCGCTGCTTCCATTCCGCTCTGTCGACCGGGTCCCCGAGAGCGTCCCAGGCGGCCATGGCGGCTCCCCGGGCGCCCACGCCGGTTTCGATGGGCAGGTGGATCTCGCGGCCGACGACGTCGGCGAAGATCTGGGCCCATTCGGCCGATTTCATTCCGCCGCCGCACGCGGACAACTCGCCGTCCAGGCCTCCGGCCTCAAGGCAGTGCCGTGCCGCGAAGGCGATGCCTTCGCACAACGCCCGGGCGATATCGGCGGGGTTGGTGTCAAGGGAGAGCCCGCTCAGCTGGCCGCGCGCATTCGGGTCGACGAATGGCGCCCGCTCCCCCGACGGCGACAGGAACGACAGGGCGTTGACGCCATTGGCGCCGGGCGGCGACTGGTCGAGCAGCTCGCCGACGTGCCAGGCGCGCCGTCCGAAGAGGTTCATCAGCCAGTCGATGCTGGCCGTGCCGACCATGGCGGGCATGACGCGCATGTATTCGTCCGGATGCGGCGTGGCCAGCCACATGCCGGCCGGTTCACCGTCCGGGTCGATGACCGGGTCGTCGCTGAGCACCTCACAGCCGAGCGTGGTGCCGACCACGAGAGTACCGTCGCCCGGCTCGGTGACCCCCGATCCGAACGCGCACGCGGGCAGGTCGAACGGGCCGGCCGTCAGCGGAGTGCCGATCGGAAGACCGAGCTGGTCGGCGCCGCTCCGGCTGAGTCGGAAGACGTGTCCGGGCGGGGCCGGGTCGGCGAGCAGACGCCGATAGTCGCCGATGCCGCACGCTTCGAGAGCGTCGAGCGAGTACTCACGGGTGCGGACGTTCAAGAACGGCAGCGAGGCGTCGGACGCGTCGACCGTGATTTCACCGGTCAGGGCTCCGACGACGGCGTCGACGCAATAACCGGCGACCGCCGCCCGGTCCAAGTTCTCGGGTTCGTGATCGGCCATCCATTTCAACAGCGGAGCGGCACATCCCGGGAAGATGCCCGATCCCGTGCTGCGGTACACCCGGTGGGCGACCGAGTCGCGGCCGCCGCGGCTCCAATCGGACACGATCCGGGAGCCGCGCCCGTCCATCCAGGAGATCGGATTGCGCACCGGGCGGCCGTCGGCATCGCGCAGCCACAGTCCGTCACCTTGGCCCGTGATGGCGATGCCTTCGATGTCGTCGGCGGACGCGGCGACTTCGCGGACGACGTATCGCACCGTGGCGAGGACGTCGTCGAAGTCCTGCTCGACCATGCCGCCGGGCATTTGGTTCACGACCGATTCCTTGGTCGCGGTGAGAAGGGAGTCGCCGCTACGGGTGATCAGTGACGCCTTCGTCAACGACGTGCCGATATCGACGCCGATGATCATCGTGTTCTTCTTTCTGTCATGGCCGTCGCAGTCCGGGTCACTGCCTGTCGTACACTGCCGGGTTGGCGACGAAACGCGGCCGTTCGCCGTCCAGATAGGCGGCGATCTCGCCGGCCACGATGTCTGCGGCACGGTGCGCGGTCTGCCGCGTGGCGCCGGCCAGGTGCGGGGTCGTGATCACGTTCGGCGCGTCGAACAGCGGCCACGACGGGCCCGGCGGTTCTTCGTCGTAGACGTCGAGCGCGACGGCGCCGAGTTGGCCCGACCGCAACATGTCGGGCAACGGCGAGTAGTCGAGCAGGCCGCCGCGGGCCATGTTGATCAGTATCGCGCCGGATGGAAGGAGCGACAGGTTGTCGCGGTTCAGCAGATGGTGGGTCTCGTCGGTCAGGCGGGCGTGGATGGACACGACGAACGACCGGCGCAGCAGATCGTCGAGTGCGGCCACGGCTTCGACGCCGTCCGCGGCGAGTTTCTCGGCGTCCGTGTACGGATCGTAGGCCAGCACGTGCGCGCCGAATGCCCGCAGCACACCCGCCACGATCTTGCCGATGGCTCCGTATCCGACAAGCCCGATGGTGGTGCCGTCGACTTCGATGCCGGCATTGTCGTAGGCATAATAGTCGCCGCGCCAGGTGCCGCTTTTCAGCTCGGCGTCGGCCACCGTGATGCGGCGCATGGCATCGAGGATGAGCCCGATGGCGAACTCGGCGGCTCCCGTCGCATTGCGGCCCGGCGCAAAGGTCACGACGACGCCGTGGCGCGTGGCGGCCTCCAAGTCCACGTTGACGGGGCCGCCGCGGCTGACGCTGACCAACTTGAGGTTCGGGCAGGCGGTGAAGACCTCGTCGGTCAACGGCGACATCTGCGTGGCCACGATCTCGGCATCGCCTATCGCTTCAATGGCCTCGGCGACGGTGCCGCTCGCCTCGTTGACGGTGTCGACCGGGCCGAACGGCACGTTCGGCCATTCCAGCTTCGCCCGGTCGATCGTCAATTGGTGCCGGCCGGCCGTCGCCCGCTCGATGGCGTCGACGAACAGGTCCGGATCGATGAAGTGGTCCCCCACCGCGAGTATCTTCCGCATCGGGCTCTCGCCTTTCTTCTTCAGTAGTCGGTCTCGGGCCGGCCCAAGGCTTCCAGCAGGATCCGGCGAATATCGGCATGGTCGGCCGCTACGGACGCCGCGAGCGCCAGAGCGTCGGGCGCCGGCGCGTAGACCGGGTTCGGGATGGCGACGACAGTCATGTCGGCGGCCGCGGCCGCCCGCAGTCCATTGCTGGAATCCTCGACGGCCAGGCAGGCTCGCGGATCCACGCCGAGCCGGCTCGCGGCTTCCCGGTAGACGTCGGGTTGCGGTTTGCCGCGCGGCACTTCGGCACTGGAGACCGTTGCGGTGAACCGTTTCGTCAAGCCGTGATGGGCCAGCACCGCATCGATGACACGGCGGGTCGCCGACGAGGCCATGGCGATCGGCACGAGGTCGCTGACGTCCTCGACAAGCGTGCGGGCCCCGTCCAGCAGCTCGATCCGGCCGTTGTCGAGCGCTTCGAGCATGCCGTCGACGACAATGCGCTCGGTTTCCGCGGGGGACTCGGCGCCGCCGGCGAAGTCCGTCAAGTACTGCGACCATTCCGGGGCGCTCATTCCCTGGCAGTCCGTGGTCTGGCGGCGGGTCCAGTCGGCACTGCGATCCGCGGCAAAGGCGGCCCACATCTCTTCCCACAGATGTTCGCTTTCGACTATGACGCCGTCCATATCGAATACGACGGCGCGAAAGCCGGCCGGACGGATGCTTCCACCTCCGGATGCGGTCATGGGCAAACCTCCCTGGCGCCGGGCTTTGCCCAGCTTGGTCTCAATCTACCGTACGTAATGATATTTATACCATGATTTTTGCGATATTCGGGTCGGTCGGATGTACATGAGCAACCTCCTCGCGGCACACTGTACGCATGACGACGAAGAAGCGCAGCCCCCGCGAGGTACGGCAGCGGCGGATCATCGACCACGTCCTGACCGCCGGATTCGCGTCGACGGCGGAACTGACGGAGCTGACCGGCGCCAGCACCATGACGACGCACCGCGATATCGACGAGCTCGCCCATCGCGGCATTCTGCGCAAATTCCACGGCGGCGTCTCGGCCAGGCCGTCGACGGTGTTCGAGAGCAGTTCGGACTTCCGCCTGCACAGCCAGCCCGAGGCCAAGGAAAGCCTTGCCGACGTGGCGCTCGGCATGGTCGAACCGGGCATGTCCGTTTTGCTCGACGACTCCACGACCGGCCTGGCGCTTGCCCGCCGATTGCACGAGGTCGGCCCCCTGACGGTTGTCACGAATTACCGCCTGGCCATCGAGGTCCTCCGCGAGGACGAGGACATCCGCCTGATCTCCCTCGGCGGCGAATACTCACGCACGCACGACTCCTTCATCGGCCTTCCCAGCCAAGCCTCCCTGTCGGCGCTCTCCGTCGATATCGCGTTCCAATCCACGTCTGCCATGACGGCGCACATGGCCTTCCACCAGGAACAAGAAATCATCATGATGAAGCGGGCCATGCTTGAAACGGCGGCGACAAAGGTCTTGATGATGGACTCGTCCAAAGTCGGTCGCACTGCGCTGCACAGGTTTGTGCCGACAAGTGCTTTCGACACGATCATCGTGACCGACGACGCTCCGGCGAACCTGCTCGACGTGTTGCGCGAGGAAACCACAGTGGCGCTGGCACCGGCGGCGCAATCGGACCCGGAGCCGTGACGACGACGCACCGGATCCACCACGTTCATTGGTACTTATTCCGCACAACTTGATAATTTTCCCGCCGAAACCGTCCAATTCATCCGTGCGGCGCATTTCGTTGCCACACCCTCCGAGCGGGGCTAGCATGAGATTATTCTGCAAGTCAAATCGCAGGTGTCCAGTCTAGGAGCTTGGCAATGAGCGATGTTTCAGCGTTGAGAACGACTCTTCGTCACGGCAGTGGACTCAAGAGATTGAACGGAACGTGGGGCGAGTGTCTTGCCGAATTCCTCGGCACGTTCGTCCTGCTGGCTATCGGCGACGGATCGGTGGCAATGACGGTGGCCGGGTTGCCCGGATCCGGACGTACCCAAGGGGCCACAACCATTTTCCTCGGCCCCAGTGACTGGCTGATCATCGCCTGGGGCTGGGCGTTCGCCGTCGCCTTCGGCGTCTATGTCGCCGGCGGCGTCTCGGGCGCCCACATCAATCCGGCCGTCACCTTGGCGTTTGCAGTGCGCCGGAAGTTCCCGTGGAAAAAGGTCGGCCCGTACATCGTGGCGCAGGTCGTCGGCGCGTTCGTCGGTGCCGCGGTCGTCTACATGACCTACCACCAGGCCATCGATGCCTACAACAAGGCGGCGCACGTGGCCTCCCGCAGCGATCCGGGCGGCTACGTGACCTTCTCCATCTTTGCGACGTTCCCGGCACCGTATTTCAACGGCGGCTGGACCGGCCCGCTCATCGACCAGATAGTGGGCACGGGGTTCCTCGTCATGTTCATCGCGGCAGTCATCGACATGCGCAATACGGCGGTCAAGGCCAATATGGGTCCGCTGATCATCGGCTTCACCGTCGCCGCGGTCGGAATGACATACGGCGCGAACGCCGGATACGCCATCAACCCGGCCCGTGACTTCGGCCCGCGCGTTTTCGCCTGGCTCGAAGGATGGGGCAATGTGGCGATGCCGGGGACCGTGCACGGCGCCGGCGTGGACTACAGCTGGTACTTCTGGATACCCATAGTGGGGCCGATCATCGGCGGCATCATCGGTATCGTCCTGTACGACTTCTTCGTCGGCGACGTTTTGCATTCACGCCAGCTGAACGTCACCCCTGCCGGCCCGGCCACGGCGGAATTCGTCGACGAGGCACGGGAGACGGGCGCCGACCGGACCGATGCGCCGGGTCGCGGTGCCCACGCGGCTGACGAGAAAGCGGATGACGGCCCGTCGGCATCCGATGAGGAATAGCGCAAGCGATCCGGGAGGTACACAGTGAAGAAACTCATCAACGATCCCGACACCGTCGTCGCGGACGCGTTGAAAGGCATCGATGCCGCGCATCCGGAGCTCACCGTCGATTACGAGAACCGGCTCGTGCTCCGGACGCCGGCGGCCACCGACGGCAAGGTCGGGCTCGTCTCGGGAGGCGGCAGCGGACACGAGCCCCTGCACGGCGGCTTCGTCGGCAAAGGCATGCTGGACGCCGCATGCGCCGGCGAGATCTTCACGTCGCCGACACCCGACCAGATGACCGCCGCCACCAAAGCGGTGGACGGCGGCGCCGGCGTCCTGCATATCGTGAAGAACTATACCGGCGACGTGATGAATTTCGAGATGGCCGCCGAACTCGTGGCGGCCGAGACCGGCACTGCCGTCGAGTCGGTGGTGACGAATGACGACGTCGCGGTGCAGGATTCGCTGTTCACGGCCGGACGACGCGGGGTCGGCGTCACGGTGTTCGTCGAAAAGATCGCCGGCGCGGCCGCCGACGAGGGTCGCGACTTGCCGGCCGTGGCCGACATGGCGCGGCGGGTGGCCGACTCGGGCAGGTCCATGGGCGTGGCACTGACCAGCTGCGTCGTGCCGTCGGCCGGCAAACCGACGTTCGACCTGCCGGACGACGAGATCGAGGTCGGCATCGGCATCCACGGCGAACCCGGCCGGCACCGCGAACCGATCCGACCGGCCCGGGACATTGCGGCGAGCCTCGTCGAGCCGATCCTTGCCGACCGCGATTTCACCGGCGCCCCCGCCATCGTCATGATGAACGGCATGGGCGCCACCCCCTTGCTGGAGCTTTACCTCATGTACGGCGAGGTCAAGGCCCTGCTCGACAAGGCCGGAATCGACGTGGCGCGGAACTTGGTCGGCAATTACATCACGTCATTGGACATGGCCGGGTGCTCGCTGACGGTACTCGGCGCAACCGACGAGATGATCCGGCTGTGGGATGCTCCAGTCAATACGCCGGGGTTACGCTGGGGTACCTGAACCTGCGAAAGGGGTACGCAAGTGGCTGCCGACACGCTGTCCGTCCGCGAGTTGACCGATTGGATGACCAGATTCGCCGACAGCGTGGCTGCCCGGCGAGAGTATTTGACCGATCTCGACTCCGCCATCGGCGACGCCGACCACGGCACGAATATGACCCGCGGCATGCAAGCGGTCACCAGCAAGCTTGAGTCCGACCCTTCCGAGACGATCGACGCCTTGTTCCGCGCCGTCGGGATGGCGCTGGTCAGCAGCGTCGGCGGGGCCAGCGGGCCGTTGTACGGTACGTTCTTCCTCCGGTTCGGCGGGGCGGCCGCCGGCGCGGCGACTCTCGACGTCGGCGCTCTCGGCACCTGTCTGCGCGCGGGGTTGGACGGCGTGATCGCTCGCGGCAAGGCCGAGCTCGGCGACAAGACGATGCTTGACGCCATGATCCCGGCCGTCGACGCGTTCGACGGCGCCGCGGATGACTTGCTCGCCGCGGTGACCGCCGCGCGCGATGCGGCAGCCACCGGGCGCGACGCCACCGAGCCGTTGACCGCCCGTAAGGGCAGGGCCAGCTATCTGGGTGATCGCAGTGTCGGCCATGTCGACCCCGGAGCCACGTCCACCGCGTTGCTGTTCGACGCGTTGGCCGCCGCCGTGGCCGGGGAGTAGCACCGGTGATAGGGATCGTCGTCGTCTCCCACAGCGCCGAGCTGGGCAATGCGGCGGTAGGTCTTGCCCTGCAAATGGCCGGCGACTCGCCGCCGCCGATCGAAGTCGCGGCCGGCTCGGGCGACGGGTTCGGCACCGAGGCCACGGCGATCGCCGATGCCATCGGTCGCGTCGATTCTCCGGACGGCGTGCTGGTGCTGATGGATCTCGGTTCGGCGGTGCTGAACGCCGAAATGGCCCTGGAGCTGTCGGCGCCGTCCGGGCCGGTCCGGCTCACCCCTGCCCCGCTGGTCGAGGGGCTTGTCGCGGCAGTGGTCAGCGCGGTCGGCGGCGCGGGCTTGGCCGCGGTGGATGCCGAGGCGCGGCGCGGGCTGATGGCCAAAGAACAGCATCTCGGCAACGAGCCGGGCTCCGGGCCCGGGGATGAGCCCGGGGACGAACTCAGGGACGGATCCGAATCGACGGCCCCGGACGCCGAGGCGGTGCAGGCGGACGTGCGCGTCACGGGCCGGGACGGGCTACACGCGCGGCCGGCGGCGGCGTTGGTGCGGGCCGTATCGAAATTTCGCGCGACCGTGACAGTGTCACGGCCCGGCGGACAGCCGGCGTCGGCGTCCAGCGTCAGCGCCCTGGCCGCGCTCGATGTGCGCTTGGGCGACGTGGTGCGCGTGAGCGCGACCGGTGACGACGCCCAGGCCGCCGTCGACGAGGTCGTCCGGCTTGCCGCACTGGACGACGGCCACGCCGGGGACGACGCTTCGGCGCAGGACAACGAATCGGGATCCGAGGTGGCGGTCGGACCGGCGGTGTTTCAGGACCCTCCCAACTGCGAACCACCTGCCGCGTTTGTCGAACGTGACGACCGTCCGGCCGAACGCGACAAGGTCAGCGAGGCCTCGCGGGTCGTCGCAGACGTGCTTGCCGAACGGGCCGGCAAGGTCGACGGCGATGTCAGCACCATCCTGCGGGCCGATGCGGCAATGGCCGGGGACCCCGCGTTCGTGCGAGCAGCGCATCAGTTCATCGATGCCGACGGAGTGAGCGCGCCGGCGGCAGTGTGGCGGGCCGCGCAAACGATCATCGACGCTCTCAGCCACGGCCGGCTTGCCGAACGAGCCGCCGACCTGGTCGGAGTGCGCGACAGGATGATCGCCGAGCTCGCCGGCCGGGACTGGCCCGGTCTGCCGACGCGGGACTTCCGGTTCGTGCTGATTGCCGACGA
It encodes the following:
- a CDS encoding glycerol-3-phosphate dehydrogenase/oxidase, yielding MKAAALSQSSRLEAVEALGSREFDVLVIGGGVTGAGTALDAASRGLSVALVEARDYASGTSSRASKLIHGGLRYLQMLDFKLVREALTERGRLLTAIAPHLVQPVPFIYPFTHKVWERGYIGAGLMLYDGLSFAPGVHRGVPLHRHLSRRSMQKLFPEMREDAAVGGLRYYDAKVDDARFVATLIRTATSHGAVTASRMQATEYLTDHGHITGVVADDLESGQTVQIRARHVISATGVWTEATENLPGFPASPDAGASTSPTSRGLKVRASKGIHIVVPGDRIVGNAGMILNTEKSVLFIIPWDGYWVIGTTDTDWQLPKAHPVANATDIDYLLDHVNAVLKNPLTRDDVIGTYSGLRPLLQPVSTDAQSTAKVSREHTAATPAPGLTAIAGGKFTTYRVMAEDVVDQALGPEAKGNPSITANLPMLGAEGFKVRMRQRGRIAAKYGWEIGRVNHLLRRYGGLIDEILELIDADPSLGEPLPGAEQYLKAEVTYAVTHEGALHLEDVLTRRTRLSYEQPERGLAASDTIADLMGRELGWSDQERNDEIAAYRARVDAERAAELEPDDESAAAVRARAEEIMPPEGSSLA
- a CDS encoding ribose-5-phosphate isomerase encodes the protein MSDLRIVVGSDDAGYDYKEALKHDLEADPRVGEVVDVGVDSESHTAYPHVAVAAARKVADGEVDRALLVCGTGLGVAISANKVPGIRAVTAHDGYSVERAIKSNNAQVLCMGQRVVGLELARKLASEWLGYTFDPASSSAEKVAAIGEYEAADQGC
- a CDS encoding dihydroxyacetone kinase family protein, coding for MTTLYNDPAKFADDMLAGFVDAHDDLVRAVPGGVVRAPRPRKGKVAVVVGGGSGHYPAFCGVVGPGFADGAVVGNVFTSPSTRQAVTVARAADAGGGVLLTYGNYAGDVMNFGLAEQRLNDAGIPARTVLVTDDVASASADEEGKRRGIAGDFAVFKIASAAAEEGLDLDGVADAATRANAATRSLGVAFDGCTMPGADEPLFTVPDGKVALGLGIHGEPGISEHESMTADELARLLVDGVLAERPAGAGTRVTAILNGLGRTKYEELFIVWKAVAALLRDEGLDVAAPEVGELVTSLDMAGCSLTLVFLDDDLERWWSAPALSPAYTKAPAAGWEVSEGERAAAIDPAELDPMAGIEPAGEQGRRTTGRILAALEAVGDVLHDHEDELGRIDAVAGDGDHGRGMVKGIDACLRTARAAAEKDAGPADALRIAGDAWATEAGGTSGVLWGAALAAFGARLPGDHRCETADLAAAAEAALDAVRNLGKAQVGDKTLVDALVPFVDSLKEAAGSSSDSASGVAWRRAAEAATTAARQTADLTPKLGRARPLADKSVGTPDAGATSLGMVVTAAADAAWPDD
- a CDS encoding class II aldolase/adducin family protein; translation: MTGPPDDVRTQVLATARRMLRDGLVVATSGNVSARVGDQIVVTPTGVPYDALTPEDLPILTLDGEQVGGRMAPTSEVPLHLGLYADADREPVGAIVHTHATYATAVSTLTREVPAVHYVLALCGGSVRVADYATYGTDALAENVRRAMTGRTAALMANHGSIAVGGDLAGAYERVTQLEWACRVYLIAAAAGTPALLPDGELDAAAAKFATYGQPGTAHDDERKRQS
- a CDS encoding FGGY-family carbohydrate kinase — translated: MIIGVDIGTSLTKASLITRSGDSLLTATKESVVNQMPGGMVEQDFDDVLATVRYVVREVAASADDIEGIAITGQGDGLWLRDADGRPVRNPISWMDGRGSRIVSDWSRGGRDSVAHRVYRSTGSGIFPGCAAPLLKWMADHEPENLDRAAVAGYCVDAVVGALTGEITVDASDASLPFLNVRTREYSLDALEACGIGDYRRLLADPAPPGHVFRLSRSGADQLGLPIGTPLTAGPFDLPACAFGSGVTEPGDGTLVVGTTLGCEVLSDDPVIDPDGEPAGMWLATPHPDEYMRVMPAMVGTASIDWLMNLFGRRAWHVGELLDQSPPGANGVNALSFLSPSGERAPFVDPNARGQLSGLSLDTNPADIARALCEGIAFAARHCLEAGGLDGELSACGGGMKSAEWAQIFADVVGREIHLPIETGVGARGAAMAAWDALGDPVDRAEWKQRRRVFTPDPQRVEFYDRGYTGYREQLDSARALWSGR
- a CDS encoding 2-hydroxyacid dehydrogenase, with amino-acid sequence MRKILAVGDHFIDPDLFVDAIERATAGRHQLTIDRAKLEWPNVPFGPVDTVNEASGTVAEAIEAIGDAEIVATQMSPLTDEVFTACPNLKLVSVSRGGPVNVDLEAATRHGVVVTFAPGRNATGAAEFAIGLILDAMRRITVADAELKSGTWRGDYYAYDNAGIEVDGTTIGLVGYGAIGKIVAGVLRAFGAHVLAYDPYTDAEKLAADGVEAVAALDDLLRRSFVVSIHARLTDETHHLLNRDNLSLLPSGAILINMARGGLLDYSPLPDMLRSGQLGAVALDVYDEEPPGPSWPLFDAPNVITTPHLAGATRQTAHRAADIVAGEIAAYLDGERPRFVANPAVYDRQ